One genomic segment of Methylocystis rosea includes these proteins:
- a CDS encoding ISKra4 family transposase: MRWKITIEGLDEFSGRDTAEMVIEKDVGRLSKGELGLTIADGKSIMTLLQQLIVKQQCEAYVLTSRYCTDCQTFRRIKDYGKRKIRTVYGRVEVSNPRIMNCRRCVPYFCDASTVLRDICPDQATPELMELSARLGSLMPYRKAADVLAEFLPIPSTESFMTLRHRTMKLGERLDEKARQREWFEPPSSSEHKQAELDLPNDPEREFVVSIDTAHVRCSRSEKARTFEITVARCGRGRRGSPPGHYFATADTSKHELRSRALQALQHEGYVGRGEVTVISDGAEIMKRLPKALPKPTAHIIDWFHIAMKIQPMQQIADHIVCCRDEWTNETVVLDEEIRALKWKLWHGQVDRAMQQLEKLIADMAMLREQGDESAGRIGQLGQALLTYIRQNKAAIVDYGARYRSGRRIASSLAESAVDTLVARRMVKKQQMQWSLKGAHRMLQVRAAMLNGDLSKRLAWQPPKPTHRYHFAWMFEPTPPLLKAAA; this comes from the coding sequence ATGCGTTGGAAGATCACGATTGAAGGCTTGGACGAATTCAGCGGACGCGACACCGCCGAGATGGTGATCGAAAAGGACGTCGGCCGATTATCGAAGGGCGAGCTCGGGCTTACGATCGCGGATGGCAAGTCGATCATGACGTTATTGCAGCAGCTTATCGTCAAGCAGCAATGTGAGGCCTACGTCCTGACGAGCCGGTATTGCACCGATTGTCAGACGTTTCGGCGCATCAAAGACTACGGCAAGCGCAAGATCCGGACGGTCTATGGACGTGTCGAAGTCAGCAACCCGCGGATTATGAATTGTCGGCGCTGCGTTCCCTATTTTTGTGACGCTTCTACCGTTTTGCGCGACATCTGCCCCGATCAGGCGACGCCGGAGTTGATGGAATTGTCGGCTCGTTTGGGCAGCCTCATGCCATATCGAAAGGCAGCGGATGTGCTGGCCGAGTTTCTCCCGATCCCATCAACGGAATCGTTCATGACCTTGCGTCACCGGACGATGAAACTGGGCGAACGGCTTGATGAGAAAGCGCGCCAGCGCGAATGGTTCGAACCGCCGTCATCGTCCGAACACAAGCAAGCCGAGCTCGATCTCCCGAACGATCCGGAGCGAGAATTTGTCGTGAGCATCGACACGGCGCATGTGCGCTGCAGCCGGTCAGAAAAGGCGCGGACATTCGAGATCACCGTTGCGCGTTGCGGCCGTGGCCGGCGCGGCTCGCCGCCCGGTCACTACTTTGCGACAGCGGACACGTCGAAGCATGAATTGAGATCACGAGCGCTTCAAGCACTCCAACACGAGGGTTACGTTGGACGTGGCGAAGTGACCGTAATTTCCGACGGCGCCGAGATCATGAAACGTTTGCCAAAGGCTCTGCCGAAGCCGACGGCGCACATCATCGACTGGTTCCATATCGCGATGAAAATTCAGCCCATGCAGCAAATCGCCGATCATATCGTGTGCTGTCGCGACGAATGGACCAATGAAACGGTCGTTTTGGACGAAGAGATTCGCGCCCTGAAATGGAAACTGTGGCACGGACAGGTCGATCGAGCGATGCAGCAACTTGAAAAATTGATCGCCGACATGGCGATGTTACGCGAACAAGGCGACGAGAGCGCCGGGCGCATAGGGCAATTGGGTCAAGCTCTCCTGACCTACATCCGTCAGAACAAGGCGGCGATTGTCGACTACGGAGCTCGATATCGATCAGGGCGCCGGATCGCTTCGTCGCTCGCTGAGTCCGCCGTCGATACCCTTGTCGCCCGACGCATGGTCAAAAAGCAGCAGATGCAATGGTCGCTCAAAGGGGCGCATCGCATGTTGCAAGTTCGCGCGGCCATGCTCAACGGCGACTTGAGCAAGCGTTTGGCTTGGCAACCACCAAAGCCAACGCATCGGTATCACTTCGCGTGGATGTTCGAGCCCACTCCGCCATTGCTGAAAGCCGCCGCTTGA
- a CDS encoding ISL3 family transposase has product MTKKANFAFGPGVVVRGVVFRENRWFVWADGAGARSCPECGGASASRHSWHVRRLHDLPIQGAPVVLELRSGRWRCLNERCARKTFVERLTTASPFARKTRRVSDLVRLFGHAAGGRTSEKLLARLAMPVSDNAILRQLKRHSYERRDGAPLRAIAIDDWSWRKGFNYGTIVDLERRIVADVLETRSAKETAEWLKQHAEIVVVSRDRCGRCAQGVRQGAPQARQVADRFHLPAELARKHERHMTRISRFAGRPKLPAVPGDRQAPLRGERGLR; this is encoded by the coding sequence ATGACGAAGAAAGCGAATTTCGCCTTTGGGCCCGGAGTGGTCGTGCGCGGCGTTGTATTTCGAGAGAACCGGTGGTTTGTATGGGCGGACGGAGCCGGGGCGCGGTCTTGTCCGGAGTGCGGAGGAGCATCAGCATCGCGTCATAGTTGGCATGTCCGGCGCCTGCACGATCTTCCAATCCAGGGCGCCCCTGTCGTTCTTGAGCTGCGTTCGGGGCGGTGGCGATGCTTGAACGAGCGATGCGCACGAAAGACTTTCGTCGAAAGACTGACGACGGCGTCACCCTTTGCGCGAAAAACGCGGCGCGTCAGCGATCTCGTGCGATTATTCGGCCACGCCGCTGGCGGCAGAACAAGCGAGAAATTGCTGGCGCGCCTGGCGATGCCAGTCAGCGACAATGCGATTCTGCGGCAGCTCAAACGTCATTCATACGAACGTCGCGATGGCGCTCCCCTGCGCGCCATTGCGATTGATGATTGGAGCTGGCGCAAAGGCTTCAATTACGGAACGATCGTCGACCTTGAGCGTCGGATCGTCGCCGACGTGCTGGAAACCCGCTCCGCCAAAGAGACAGCGGAATGGCTCAAGCAACATGCTGAAATCGTCGTCGTCAGCCGGGACCGCTGCGGGCGTTGCGCGCAAGGCGTCCGGCAGGGAGCGCCGCAAGCTCGACAAGTCGCTGACCGCTTTCATTTGCCTGCAGAACTTGCGCGAAAGCACGAGCGACACATGACCCGGATCAGTCGCTTTGCGGGGCGCCCCAAACTTCCAGCTGTCCCCGGAGATCGTCAAGCACCGTTGCGTGGTGAGCGCGGCCTTCGGTGA
- the petA gene encoding ubiquinol-cytochrome c reductase iron-sulfur subunit, whose translation MTTLDLADPLRRDVLYVATGACAIVATAAAIWPLIDALNPDASSVAAGAPIDVDLGGLEPGGKVVVRWRGLPVVIFRRPDAALEKLKDPALLSELADPDSEVLQQPRYARNWHRSIDPTYAVLVGVCTHLGCIPLYYPTPSNVEPTAGWPGGFFCPCHGSKFDLAGRVYKGVPAPYNLPTPPYRMISDRILRIGENPPGEKFEITSVVQI comes from the coding sequence ATGACGACTCTCGATTTAGCAGACCCTCTCCGCCGGGACGTTCTTTACGTCGCGACCGGCGCGTGCGCCATCGTGGCGACGGCGGCCGCGATCTGGCCTTTGATCGATGCGTTGAACCCTGACGCCTCCAGCGTTGCCGCTGGCGCGCCGATCGACGTCGATCTTGGCGGGCTCGAGCCGGGCGGGAAAGTGGTCGTGCGCTGGCGCGGCCTGCCGGTGGTGATCTTCAGGAGGCCGGATGCGGCGCTGGAGAAATTGAAGGACCCCGCGTTGCTCTCCGAGCTTGCCGATCCCGACTCGGAAGTCTTGCAACAGCCGCGCTACGCTCGGAACTGGCATCGCTCGATCGATCCCACCTACGCTGTTCTCGTCGGCGTCTGCACGCATCTCGGCTGCATTCCGCTCTATTATCCGACCCCGAGCAATGTCGAGCCGACCGCGGGCTGGCCCGGAGGGTTTTTCTGCCCTTGCCACGGCTCGAAATTCGATTTGGCCGGCCGCGTCTATAAGGGCGTGCCGGCGCCATATAATCTCCCCACGCCACCGTATCGGATGATCAGCGACAGAATCCTGAGGATTGGTGAGAATCCTCCAGGCGAGAAATTCGAGATCACGTCCGTCGTCCAAATATGA
- a CDS encoding IS1380 family transposase — translation MIEDSLLPFSFPAVGRKKITAAFDGGRITSDAGVMLLGQAERRLGLADKLAAVIADPRNPLLITHSLDSIFRARILAIACGYEDADDLDHLRKDPAFKLACGRLPDTGHDLCSQPTMSRWENAPTLREIVKLSGVLIDLYCASYAAPPQAVTLDIDDTCDVAHGHQQLSLFNAHYDERCFLPIHVYDTATGRPVAIILRPGKTPSGEEVRGHLRRIVRRIRAHWPTTKMTIRGDGHYGRREVMDWCEDNGVEYVFGLSGNRILAVAVDVEADDIRTRRALKQMLVLRGYAQTSYGAKSWRGERRVCARIEATELGLDIRYVVTNITTGSAEHIYDTLYCARGQMENLIKLHKSQLASDRTSCRSPLANQIRLILHTAAYWLMLELRDAIPKTHPLAVAEFVTLREKLLKIGARIVETASRIKLALATACPQAGLFRHLADALQPAGP, via the coding sequence ATGATTGAAGATAGCCTTCTGCCGTTTTCGTTTCCAGCCGTTGGCCGCAAGAAGATCACCGCCGCATTCGACGGCGGACGCATTACCTCGGACGCCGGCGTGATGTTGCTGGGGCAAGCCGAGCGCCGGCTGGGACTGGCGGACAAACTCGCCGCCGTCATCGCCGATCCGCGCAATCCATTGCTGATCACCCATTCGCTGGACAGCATCTTTCGCGCGCGCATTCTCGCCATCGCCTGCGGCTATGAGGACGCGGACGACCTCGATCATCTGCGCAAGGATCCAGCGTTCAAGCTTGCCTGCGGGCGGTTGCCTGATACGGGACACGATCTGTGCTCACAGCCGACCATGTCGCGTTGGGAGAACGCGCCGACCTTGCGCGAAATCGTGAAGCTGAGCGGCGTCCTCATCGATCTTTATTGCGCCAGTTACGCCGCGCCGCCACAAGCCGTCACGCTCGATATCGACGATACTTGCGATGTCGCGCATGGTCATCAACAGCTGTCGCTGTTCAACGCGCATTATGATGAGCGTTGCTTTCTTCCGATCCATGTTTACGACACCGCGACCGGACGCCCCGTGGCGATCATTCTGCGGCCAGGCAAGACACCGTCCGGCGAGGAAGTGCGCGGCCATTTGCGCCGAATCGTCCGCCGCATCCGCGCACATTGGCCGACGACCAAGATGACCATCCGGGGCGACGGCCATTATGGCCGCCGCGAGGTGATGGATTGGTGCGAGGACAACGGCGTCGAATACGTCTTCGGGCTGTCGGGCAACAGGATTCTCGCCGTCGCCGTCGATGTCGAGGCCGACGATATCCGCACGCGTCGTGCGTTGAAACAGATGCTCGTCCTGCGCGGCTATGCGCAAACCAGCTACGGCGCCAAATCCTGGAGAGGCGAGCGTCGCGTCTGCGCCCGCATCGAAGCGACGGAACTGGGGCTGGATATCCGCTACGTCGTCACCAACATCACGACGGGCTCAGCCGAACATATCTACGACACGCTCTATTGCGCGCGCGGCCAGATGGAAAATCTAATCAAATTGCACAAGAGCCAGCTGGCGTCGGATCGCACATCCTGTCGGTCGCCGCTCGCCAATCAGATACGCCTCATTCTGCACACCGCCGCCTATTGGCTGATGCTCGAATTGCGTGACGCCATCCCCAAAACCCATCCCCTCGCCGTCGCTGAATTTGTAACCTTGCGCGAAAAACTTCTGAAGATAGGCGCGCGCATCGTCGAGACCGCAAGCCGCATCAAACTTGCGCTCGCCACCGCCTGCCCTCAGGCAGGGTTATTCCGACATCTGGCCGACGCCTTGCAGCCAGCGGGACCGTGA